The following coding sequences lie in one Cloeon dipterum chromosome 1, ieCloDipt1.1, whole genome shotgun sequence genomic window:
- the LOC135948209 gene encoding kelch-like ECH-associated protein 1B gives MFQEMKFSDCEFQLTDDESAITHFKAHRAVLIYASDVFRSMFLGQFPKEEFVTIKDIKPKIFYFLLRFAYTMDVAEEEICFEDLLELAVAANKYLMSNLQKVCIDIARKRLTPIKVFAAEYVADLLGENKLVEDCHKIIKSSAASALLSKCFLSISKERLLCLLDSDKLNISSEMSLVNACIRWANFNHAQNVDATLRSFLPKLRLLTLSPQEFSANIDSFSWLTDSEKVAVFVNITSRRDSKIEMPSEFCSNENKRNI, from the exons ATGTTTCAAGAAATGAAGTTTTCCGACTGTGAATTCCAACTGACCGATGATGAATCAGCAATTAcg cactTCAAAGCGCACAGGGCCGTGCTAATCTACGCAAGCGACGTGTTCCGCTCCATGTTCCTCGGCCAGTTCCCGAAAGAGGAATTTGTTACCATCAAGGACATCAaaccgaaaatattttatttcttgctcaG GTTTGCTTACACGATGGATGTCGCCGAggaggaaatttgttttgaggATTTGCTCGAGTTAGCTGTTGCCGCGAACAAATATCTCATGTCAAACCTTCAAAAAGTTTGCATTGACATCGCACGGAAAAGGCTGACACCAATCAAAGTTTTTGCCGCCGAGTATGTCGCAGACTTGCTGGGAGAAAACAAGTTAGTCGAAGATTGCCACAAG ATAATTAAAAGTTCGGCAGCGTCCGCCCTTCTGAGCAAGTGTTTCCTGAGCATCTCAAAGGAGCGGCTGCTGTGCCTGCTCGACAGCGACAAGCTCAACATTTCCTCGGAAATGTCGTTGGTCAACGCGTGCATCCGCTGGGCCAACTTCAATCACGC GCAAAATGTCGACGCGACTCTGCGGTCGTTCCTGCCCAAACTGCGCCTGCTGACGCTCAGCCCGCAAGAGTTCTCTGCCAATATCGACTCGTTCTCGTGGCTGACGGACTCTGAAAAGGTCGCCGTCTTTGTCAACATCACGTCGAGGAGGGACTCGAAAATAGAGATGCCCTCAGAGTTCTGCTCCAACGAGAACAAAAGGAATATCTAG
- the RpL9 gene encoding large ribosomal subunit protein uL6: MKQININQTVKIPKDLTCSVKSRVVTVTGPRGTLKRSFKHLALDIAMVNKRLLKVEKWFGTKKEIAAVRTVCSHIENMLKGVTLGFRYHMRAVYAHFPINCVTTENNTVIEVRNFLGEKYIRKVKMAPGVTVANSTKQKDELIVEGNSIEDVSRSAALIQQSTTVKNKDIRKFLDGLYVSEKTTVVEVEA, encoded by the exons ATGAAGCAGATCAACATTAACCAGACAGTGAAAATCCCGAAGGACTTGACCTGCTCGGTCAAGTCCCGCGTCGTCACTGTGACGGGACCAAGGGGCACACTCAAAAGGAGTTTCAAACATTTGGCTCTTGACATTGCT ATGGTCAACAAGCGCCTCTTGAAGGTCGAGAAATGGTTCGGAACCAAGAAGGAAATCGCCGCTGTGAGGACTGTATGCTCGCATATTGAGAATATGCTCAAGGGTGTCACTCTT GGATTCCGTTATCACATGAGAGCGGTGTACGCTCATTTCCCCATCAACTGCGTGACCACCGAAAACAACACTGTCATCGAGGTGCGTAACTTCTTGGGGGAGAAGTACATCAGAAAGGTGAAGATGGCCCCTGGCGTGACTGTCGCTAACTCAACCAAGCAGAAGGACGAGCTGATCGTCGAGGGCAACAGCATCGAAGACGTTTCCAGATCAG CTGCCTTGATTCAGCAGTCTACCACTGTTAAGAACAAGGATATCCGTAAATTCTTGGACGGTCTCTACGTTTCAGAAAAAACCACTGTCGTGGAGGTTGAAgcgtaa
- the fy gene encoding protein fuzzy homolog produces MSSQSNNVDVGSAPKKNNCATHLVALTSSSGLPIFTRKKGDGEPLSFSTIGSLYGMFTFGKSANATLEVTKSPDGKAIVWKEYADCVLLILCAENASTEEMNKVLELTFSAIVLRVGLREIKEPRNLELLKRELKNIYPLIDRILGLVHEVEKSNPSTDVHGLLECALYEENQVLQAYLETHVENMASMYGCVMLHGRVAVATPSWWTLTPIERLLLALATQYDTPSVARDLPVFLPDKSPDVPYRLVMSQLMPGVEICTLCGPTPELPEVEAIVNFTWKSCSEVLKGVVDFKSVPDSLVLDTHLMGLLLVNVEDSKYVLCNEPNTEAGSKNNGPPVAHRTNILKTFYSTAAPVLQQQAFSGTRETDLMDPIEAFWSSEFYKCHAIVSGANQLFILLPSMIPRHLASAISRQTLQVLLSEKMFCW; encoded by the exons ATGAGCAGCCAGTCAAATAATGTGGACGTCGGATCAGCACCCAAGAAAAACAACTGTGCCACTCACCTAGTAGCTTTGACTTCCTCCAGCGGCTTGCCAATTTTTACAAGGAAAAAGGGAGATGGAGAGCCG CTATCATTTTCAACAATTGGATCACTGTACGGAATGTTTACGTTTGGAAAATCTGCAAACGCCACACTAGAAGTCACCAAATCCCCTGACGGAAAAGCAATTGTGTGGAAGGAATACGCAGACTGTGTGCTACTGATTCTGTGCGCTGAAAATGCGAGTACGGAAGAGATGAACAAGGTTTTGGAACTGACTTTCAGTGCCATAGTGCTACGAGTCGGGCTGAGAGAAATCAAAGAGCCAAGGAACCTCGAGCTTTTGAAACGAGAGCTGAAA AACATTTACCCACTGATTGACCGGATTCTTGGCTTGGTGCATGAAGTGGAAAAGTCAAACCCCTCGACTGACGTCCATGGCCTACTTGAATGCGCTTTGTATGAAGAAAACCAGGTTTTGCAG GCTTATTTGGAAACGCACGTTGAAAACATGGCTTCGATGTATGGCTGCGTCATGTTGCATGGCAGGGTAGCAGTCGCCACTCCAAGCTGGTGGACCCTGACGCCAATTGAGAGGTTGCTTTTGGCCCTGGCAACGCAGTATGACACTCCTAGTGTGGCAAGAGACCTCCCCGTTTTCCTGCCTGACAAAAGCCCTGAc gttcCGTACAGACTGGTGATGAGCCAGTTGATGCCTGGCGTGGAAATCTGCACTCTGTGCGGGCCGACGCCTGAGCTGCCTGAGGTGGAGGCGATTGTCAACTTCACGTGGAAAAGCTGCTCGGAGGTGTTGAAGGGCGTGGTGGACTTCAAAAGTGTGCCTGACAGCCTGGTGCTGGACACCCACCTAATGGGCCTGCTGCTTGTCAACGTGGAAGACTCAAAATACGTTCTCTGCAACGAACCCAACACAGAAGCTGGCTCCAAGAATAATGGGCCCCCTGTTGCGCATAGAACCAACATTCTGAAAACGTTTTATTCCACCGCGGCGCCAGTGCTCCAGCAGCAGGCCTTttctg ggaCTCGAGAGACTGACCTGATGGATCCAATAGAGGCGTTTTGGAGCTCTGAATTTTACAAGTGCCACGCCATTGTCTCCGGAGCAAATCAACTTTTCATACTTCTGCCCTCCATGATTCCAAGGCACCTTGCAAG tgCGATTTCAAGGCAAACGCTGCAAGTGCTGCTCTCGGAAAAGATGTTCTGCTGGTGA
- the LOC135940941 gene encoding solute carrier family 35 member E1 homolog has product MSQAREVGKVLLLCFLWYTVSSSNNVIGKMVLSEFPYPMTVTMVQLLSITVYSGPFFNMWGVRRYVDIEWSYYLKIIVPLALGKFFSSVFSHVSIWKVPVSYAHTVKATAPLFTVILARIIMRERQTTKVYLSLVPIILGVAIATVTELSFDVIGLASALISTMGFSLMNIYSKRVLNDTGIHHLRLLHLLGRLALFMFLPVWFFSDFWKLLYDPNVHLIGGSDYKLLLLLFCDGGLNWLQNILAFSMLSLVTPLTYAVASASKRLFVISISLFFLGNPVTLTNIFGMSMAIMGVLAYNKAKYDMRKSGKKESLLPVTSNNLWKDKYTVPSNTPQILPAGANYINGHAEGRALINNNRYAGGNTTLSI; this is encoded by the exons ATGTCTCAAGCGCGGGAAGTGGGcaaagtgctgctgctgtgtttcCTTTGGTACACTGTCAGCTCGAGCAACAATGTCATCGGGAAAATGGTGCTCAGCGAGTTCCCCTATCCGATGACCGTGACAATGGTGCAGCTCTTGTCCATCACCGTTTACTCCGGACCCTTTTTCAACATGTGGGGCGTCCGCAG ATACGTGGACATCGAGTGGAGCTACTACTTAAAGATAATCGTGCCTTTAGCCTTGGGCAAATTCTTCTCTTCGGTTTTCTCTCATGTCAGCATTTGGAAGGTGCCGGTCTCCTACGCTCACACTG TTAAGGCCACAGCGCCCTTGTTCACTGTGATTCTGGCGAGGATCATCATGCGCGAGCGGCAAACAACAAAG GTGTACTTATCATTGGTGCCGATAATTCTCGGTGTCGCCATTGCAACAGTGACGGAGCTGTCCTTTGATGTAATTGGCTTAGCCAGTGCTCTGATTTCAACCATGGGATTTTCCCTGATGAACATTTACTCTAAAAGA gtttTAAATGACACAGGAATCCACCATCTCAGGCTGCTGCATTTGCTCGGCCGACTCGCACTTTTCATGTTTCTGCCAGTTTGGTTCTTTAGTGACTTCTGGAAGCTTCTCTATGACCCTAATGTG caTCTGATCGGCGGCTCGGACTACaagctgctgcttctgcttttCTGTGATGGAGGGCTCAATTGGCTGCAGAACATCCTGGCGTTCAGCATGCTTTCGCTCGTCACTCCGCTGACGTACGCTGTTGCGTCGGCCTCGAAAAGGCTGTTCGTCATCTCTATTTCTCTCTTCTTCCTCGGAAACCCCGTCACGCTGACCAACATCTTTGGAATGAGCATGGCCATCATGGGCGTCCTCGCCTACAACAAG GCCAAGTATGACATGCGCAAGTCTGGAAAGAAAGAATCGCTGTTGCCAGTGACGAGCAACAATCTTTGGAAAGACAAGTACACAGTTCCAAGCAACACTCCGCAGATCCTCCCCGCCGGCGCCAACTATATCAATGGACACGCAGAAGGCAGGGCTTTGATCAACAACAACCGCTACGCAGGGGGCAACACCACCTTGTCCATTTGA